One stretch of Erpetoichthys calabaricus chromosome 14, fErpCal1.3, whole genome shotgun sequence DNA includes these proteins:
- the LOC114664445 gene encoding jerky protein homolog-like: MASKRKHKSCTLKEKLEVLKRLHKGESATQLSKEFGVGKATISDWKKNRGKIEQFCTTTSKKTIEKRSKTTVSSYEKLDEALFLWFTQERQKGIPITGPLIQEKALQLNKLMDGDVSFMASCGFLDRWKKRHGIRQLTITGEKLSADNEAAVEYLEEFKCIISSYSPQQVYNADETGLNFKALPTKSLASQEERSAPGFKMDKQRLTVLACSNASATNKLPLMVIGKSAKKPRCFKNMNMNSLPVFYRNQKKAWMDCALFKEWFDKQFVPKVKAFNKENGLPPRALLLIDNAPSHPEEMQLVCDDIKAIFLPPNVTSILQPMDQGVLQALKQNYRKMLLRSLLEDNEELTIFDKLMKMNIKDVIYWVAEAWENTCKESLQKSWKNLWPELEFVQTVFPPTKENCELLQLVKRMPGCENAEEECVEEWTAVDDCGHEEYTDEDIVAAVQGTSADLDADDSEEEGDAPTDVVPHTAAASALDLALRYVEQHADATPTDVMFMRRWRNIASSSRFSSLRQKEITDFIS; this comes from the coding sequence ATGGCAAGCAAACGTAAACATAAGTcgtgtacattaaaagaaaaactggaagtgtTGAAAAGACTTCACAAAGGTGAAAGTGCCACTCAGTTATCGAAGGAATTTGGTGTCGGGAAAGCAACAATTTCcgattggaaaaagaacagaggtaaaattgagcagttttgcaCTACCACAAGTAAAAAAACGATTGAAAAACGTAGCAAGAcgacagtgtcttcttacgaaaaatTGGACGAAGCACTTTTCTTATGGTTTacacaagaaagacagaaaggaatcCCTATCACTGGCCCTCTAATTCAAGAAAAGGCGCTTCAATTGAACAAGCTCATGGACGGTGACGTATCATTTATGGCTAGTTGTGGTTTCTTAGACCGATGGAAGAAAAGACACGGAATCAGGCAGCTTACAATAACTGGGGAGAAATTGTCAGCGGACAACGAAGCAGCTGTTGAATACCTTGAGGAGTTCAAATGCATCATTTCTTCCTACTCGCCCCAGCAAGTTTACAACGCAGATGAGACAGGACTTAACTTTAAAGCATTGCCTACCAAAAGTCTTGCATCACAAGAGGAACGATCTGCACCAGggtttaaaatggataaacagcGCCTAACTGTGTTGGCCTGCAGCAATGCTTCTGCCACAAATAAGCTTCCACTGATGGTTATCGGCAAATCGGCAAAAAAACCACGCTGTTTTAAGAACATGAACATGAACTCTCTCCCTGTTTTttacagaaatcaaaagaaagctTGGATGGATTGTGCCTTGTTCAAAGAATGGTTTGACAAGCAATTTGTGCCAAAAGTAAAGgcgtttaacaaagaaaatggattGCCTCCTCGTGCTTTGTTACTTATAGACAATGCTCCGTCACATCCAGAAGAAATGCAACTTGTTTGCGATGATATCAAGGCTATTTTTCTCCCACCAAATGTcacatcaattttgcagccaatggACCAAGGGGTTTTGCAGGCTTTGAAACAGAATTATAGAAAAATGCTTCTTCGTAGCCTACTTGAAGATAATGAAGAGCTAACAATTTTCGATAAACTCATGAAAATGAACATCAAAGATGTTATTTACTGGGTTGCTGAAGCTTGGGAAAACACATGCAAGGAATCCTTACAGAAGTCTTGGAAAAATCTCTGGCCTGAGCTAGAGTTTGTCCAAACAGTTTTCCCCCCGACAAAAGAAAATTGCGAACTTCTTCAATTGGTGAAAAGAATGCCAGGTTGTGAAAATGCAGAAGAAGAGTGCGTGGAAGAGTGGACGGCTGTTGACGACTGTGGCCATGAAGAATACACAGATGAGGACATTGTGGCAGCTGTGCAGGGAACGTCAGCTGATCTCGACGCAGACGACAGTGAGGAGGAAGGGGACGCGCCGACTGATGTTGTTCCACACACTGCCGCAGCCAGTGCCCTTGATCTCGCTTTGCGCTACGTTGAGCAACATGCCGATGCAACCCCAACAGATGTTATGTTTATGCGGCGTTGGCGAAACATTGCTTCTTCAAGCCGTTTTAGTTCGTTGCGTCAGAAGGAGATCACTGACTTTATCTCTTAG